A window from Bosea sp. ANAM02 encodes these proteins:
- a CDS encoding cbb3-type cytochrome c oxidase subunit 3 codes for MEVDHNTLAGFAKSWGLFYLITMAAGVLIYALWPSNRKRFDRAKTSIFDKDDRPGD; via the coding sequence ATGGAGGTCGATCACAACACGCTGGCCGGTTTCGCCAAGAGCTGGGGACTGTTCTACCTCATCACGATGGCGGCCGGCGTGCTGATCTACGCCTTGTGGCCCTCGAACCGGAAACGCTTCGACCGGGCCAAGACGAGCATTTTCGACAAGGACGACAGGCCGGGGGATTGA
- a CDS encoding M24 family metallopeptidase — MTGEVPGDNPDLFAQRRDALLRLARDHGADSAAIFGFGSALGAGSASHGALRFFSGWDGHESLSLLLVTPAGARLLLGSPFMLPLALESRPDLVVEYVPPLDWGTALAARLPGASLATVGFGELPRQVDAALTRDGVAIGLALDEAAARLRLAKDAHAIALHREAAALCDVLFGRLGGELARRLPAWEVQLNLETEARRQGADYCRTWLTVAPAADYPRYWPAEARRVPEPGDQVLFGVALTVDGHWGHGIRMGGIGPQKAEHHELAGHVEAMLEAGLSALRPGLPLGGAEQAMEAVLAGRVDAQDRRRLRRFRNGHGLGFSYEEPLTTGVFRQHFDPGAPPAATSDLALAPGMILELHPNLFVPDLGGAALGEMVLVTPAGPECLLHHPRVCQSWD; from the coding sequence ATGACGGGTGAGGTGCCGGGAGACAACCCAGACCTGTTTGCGCAGCGACGAGACGCGCTGCTGCGCCTAGCGCGCGATCACGGCGCCGACAGTGCAGCTATCTTCGGTTTCGGCAGTGCTCTTGGCGCCGGCAGCGCCTCCCACGGCGCTCTTCGTTTCTTCAGCGGCTGGGATGGGCATGAAAGCCTGTCGCTGCTGCTCGTCACCCCCGCGGGCGCACGCTTGCTGTTGGGCAGCCCGTTCATGCTGCCGCTCGCACTCGAGAGCCGGCCCGATCTCGTCGTCGAATATGTTCCGCCGCTGGATTGGGGCACGGCGCTTGCGGCGCGTCTGCCGGGGGCTTCCCTTGCGACGGTGGGCTTCGGCGAACTGCCCCGGCAGGTCGATGCCGCGCTGACACGGGATGGGGTCGCCATCGGCCTGGCGCTGGACGAAGCCGCGGCACGGCTGCGGCTGGCCAAGGATGCGCATGCCATCGCGCTGCATCGCGAGGCTGCGGCCTTGTGCGATGTGCTCTTCGGCCGGCTGGGCGGAGAGTTGGCGCGGCGGCTGCCGGCCTGGGAGGTCCAGCTCAACCTCGAAACCGAGGCGCGTCGGCAGGGCGCCGACTATTGCCGGACCTGGCTGACCGTCGCGCCGGCAGCCGATTATCCGCGCTACTGGCCGGCGGAGGCGCGGCGGGTGCCCGAGCCGGGCGACCAGGTTCTCTTCGGCGTCGCGCTGACGGTCGACGGCCATTGGGGCCACGGCATCCGGATGGGCGGCATCGGGCCGCAGAAGGCCGAGCACCACGAACTCGCCGGTCATGTCGAGGCCATGCTGGAAGCGGGGCTGTCGGCCCTGCGTCCAGGCCTGCCGCTGGGCGGAGCCGAGCAGGCCATGGAGGCGGTTCTGGCCGGGCGCGTCGATGCGCAGGACCGCCGGCGCCTCCGGCGCTTCCGCAACGGGCATGGTCTCGGCTTCTCCTATGAGGAGCCGCTGACGACCGGCGTGTTCCGCCAGCATTTCGATCCCGGCGCGCCGCCGGCCGCGACCTCCGATCTCGCGTTGGCGCCCGGCATGATCTTGGAGCTGCATCCCAATCTGTTCGTGCCCGATCTCGGCGGCGCGGCGCTCGGCGAGATGGTCCTCGTCACGCCGGCCGGCCCCGAATGCCTGCTCCACCACCCCCGCGTCTGCCAGTCCTGGGACTAG
- the ccoO gene encoding cytochrome-c oxidase, cbb3-type subunit II — MREFFHRKLERSAIGFVLAIIGVSAIGGFVEIAPLFTIGETVEKAPDMRVYTPLELAGRNIYIREGCYACHSQMIRTLRDEVERYGPYSLAVESKYDHPMLWGSKRTGPDIARLGGKYSDAWHVAHLINPRDVVPQSVMPKYGWLMRNELKAADLGRHLKAQRAVGVPYTDAQIANASADAYGQASPDSAYAGGVSERYGEATNVRAFDGEPGRLTEMDAVVAYLQILGRLTDAAQKQTAAAGK, encoded by the coding sequence ATGCGCGAGTTCTTTCACCGCAAGCTCGAGCGCAGTGCGATCGGCTTCGTGCTCGCTATCATCGGCGTCTCCGCGATCGGCGGCTTCGTCGAGATCGCGCCGCTCTTCACCATCGGCGAGACCGTCGAGAAGGCGCCGGACATGCGCGTCTACACGCCGCTCGAACTGGCCGGGCGCAACATCTACATCCGCGAGGGCTGCTATGCTTGCCATAGCCAGATGATCCGGACGCTGCGCGACGAGGTCGAGCGCTACGGGCCGTATTCCCTCGCGGTGGAGTCGAAATACGATCACCCGATGCTCTGGGGCTCGAAGCGGACGGGACCGGATATCGCCCGGCTCGGCGGAAAGTATTCCGACGCCTGGCATGTCGCGCATCTGATCAACCCGCGCGATGTCGTGCCGCAATCGGTGATGCCGAAATACGGCTGGCTGATGCGCAACGAATTGAAGGCCGCGGATCTTGGCCGGCATCTCAAGGCGCAGCGCGCGGTCGGTGTGCCCTATACTGATGCGCAGATCGCCAATGCGAGCGCGGACGCCTATGGCCAGGCCAGCCCCGACAGCGCCTATGCCGGCGGCGTCAGCGAGCGCTATGGCGAGGCGACGAACGTGCGCGCTTTCGACGGCGAGCCCGGCCGCCTGACCGAGATGGACGCGGTCGTCGCCTATCTCCAGATTCTGGGCCGCCTGACCGACGCTGCGCAGAAGCAGACCGCGGCGGCGGGGAAGTGA
- a CDS encoding heavy metal translocating P-type ATPase, with translation MSCCAPPLALDGAPDPSAARQEIRLASRDLGNGLRQSDLSVPGLHCAACIRTVETGLARLPGVAQVRVNLSTRRVAVQWRGEQAPELLTALAGLGYPGHLFESAAEGTDPERDRLIRALAVAGFCAMNIMLLSVSVWSGAEPETRQAFHWISGALALPCLIYSGRIFFASAWVVLRRGRTNMDVPISIGICLAFALSLYDTIHDGPHAYFDAATSLIFFLLIGRTLDHLMHEKTRAAVRGLMRLAPRGATVLDADGSRNYLPLGEVVPGMRIALTAGERVPVDGIVEEGASELDCAIATGESAPRSVSPGMPVQAGTLNLSGPLTIRATAKAESSFLAEMVRLMEAAEGGRARYRRIADRAAALYSPVVHATALIAFLGWMMATGDWHRAITIAIAVLIITCPCALGLAVPIVQVVASRRLFEAGIMVKDGSAIERIAEIDTVAFDKTGTLTYGQPQLVDPTSLQANDLAIAAAIARRSSHPLSRAIAAAAPDAGLAPSEVREHPGLGIEAALEGHLYRLGRAEWALAEAGGQPENGTVLSRDGALVACFAFAETLRPQARAAVDALRGGGLAIVLLSGDRPEAVQPIAGRLGIDEVSAGLLPAGKVERLAALATEGRKVLMVGDGLNDAPALAMAHASMAPASAADIGRNAADFVFLHDGLDAVPVAVAVARAAGRLVRQNFALAILYNVLALPVAIAGYVTPLIAALAMSLSSILVVANALRLDAGRALVPVNASSQPAGRLLVQEPGE, from the coding sequence GTGAGCTGCTGCGCGCCGCCGCTGGCTCTGGACGGCGCGCCCGATCCGTCCGCTGCGCGGCAGGAGATTCGCCTCGCCAGCCGCGATCTCGGCAATGGTCTGCGGCAGAGCGACCTTTCGGTCCCCGGCCTGCACTGCGCCGCCTGCATAAGGACGGTCGAGACCGGGCTTGCGCGACTGCCGGGCGTGGCGCAGGTCCGGGTCAATCTCTCGACCCGCCGCGTTGCCGTGCAGTGGCGGGGCGAGCAGGCGCCGGAGCTGCTGACGGCGCTGGCCGGGCTCGGCTATCCCGGCCATCTCTTCGAGAGCGCGGCGGAAGGGACGGACCCCGAGCGCGACCGGCTGATCCGGGCGCTGGCAGTCGCCGGCTTCTGCGCCATGAACATCATGCTGCTCTCGGTCTCGGTCTGGTCGGGGGCGGAGCCTGAGACGCGGCAGGCCTTCCACTGGATTTCCGGCGCGCTGGCCTTGCCCTGCCTGATCTACTCGGGCCGCATCTTCTTCGCTTCCGCCTGGGTCGTGCTGCGGCGCGGGCGCACCAATATGGACGTGCCGATCTCGATCGGCATCTGCCTCGCCTTCGCGCTCAGCCTCTACGACACGATCCACGATGGCCCGCATGCCTATTTCGATGCCGCGACCTCGCTGATCTTCTTCCTGCTGATTGGCCGAACGCTCGACCACCTGATGCATGAGAAGACGCGGGCTGCCGTGCGCGGCCTGATGCGACTGGCGCCGCGCGGCGCGACCGTGCTCGATGCCGATGGCAGTCGGAACTATCTGCCACTGGGGGAGGTCGTGCCGGGCATGCGCATCGCGCTCACCGCCGGCGAACGTGTGCCGGTCGACGGCATCGTGGAGGAGGGCGCTTCCGAGCTCGACTGCGCCATCGCCACCGGCGAGAGCGCGCCGCGATCCGTCTCGCCGGGCATGCCGGTGCAGGCCGGAACGCTCAATCTCTCCGGTCCGCTGACGATCCGCGCAACGGCAAAGGCCGAGAGCTCGTTCCTTGCCGAGATGGTCCGATTGATGGAGGCGGCGGAGGGTGGCCGCGCCCGTTATCGGCGCATCGCCGACCGGGCGGCGGCGCTCTATTCGCCAGTCGTCCATGCGACCGCGCTGATCGCCTTCCTCGGGTGGATGATGGCCACCGGCGACTGGCACCGGGCAATCACCATCGCGATTGCCGTACTGATCATCACCTGCCCCTGCGCGCTGGGGCTGGCGGTGCCGATCGTGCAGGTCGTGGCCTCGCGGCGCCTGTTTGAGGCCGGCATCATGGTGAAGGATGGCTCCGCCATCGAGCGGATCGCCGAGATCGATACGGTCGCCTTCGACAAGACGGGCACGCTGACCTATGGCCAGCCGCAACTTGTCGATCCTACTTCGCTCCAGGCAAACGATCTTGCCATCGCGGCGGCCATTGCGCGGCGTTCCAGCCACCCGCTCTCGCGCGCCATCGCGGCTGCGGCGCCGGACGCGGGGCTGGCGCCGAGCGAAGTTCGGGAGCATCCTGGGCTCGGAATCGAGGCCGCGCTGGAAGGCCATCTTTATCGCCTCGGGCGGGCGGAATGGGCACTTGCGGAAGCGGGCGGCCAGCCGGAAAACGGCACGGTGCTGAGCCGCGATGGCGCGCTCGTCGCCTGCTTCGCCTTTGCCGAGACCTTGCGCCCGCAGGCGCGTGCCGCCGTCGATGCCCTGCGCGGGGGTGGGCTCGCCATCGTGCTGCTCTCCGGCGATCGTCCGGAGGCCGTGCAACCGATCGCGGGCCGGCTTGGCATCGACGAGGTCTCAGCCGGTTTGCTGCCTGCCGGGAAGGTTGAGCGTCTCGCCGCGCTGGCGACCGAGGGACGCAAGGTGCTGATGGTCGGCGACGGCCTCAACGATGCTCCGGCGCTGGCCATGGCGCATGCCTCGATGGCGCCGGCCTCGGCCGCCGATATCGGCCGCAACGCCGCGGATTTTGTCTTCCTGCATGACGGGCTCGATGCCGTACCGGTCGCTGTCGCCGTCGCGCGGGCCGCCGGCCGGCTGGTGCGGCAGAACTTCGCGCTCGCGATCCTCTATAATGTGCTCGCCCTGCCGGTCGCGATCGCCGGCTATGTCACGCCGCTGATCGCGGCGCTTGCCATGTCGCTGTCCTCGATCCTCGTCGTCGCCAATGCCTTGCGCCTCGATGCAGGACGAGCGCTCGTGCCTGTCAACGCCAGCTCGCAACCGGCTGGAAGACTCTTGGTTCAGGAGCCGGGTGAATGA
- a CDS encoding LysR family transcriptional regulator → MIDLRNIETFFWAAALGSLRAASEKLGTTQPAISQRIASLEAALGVRLFERDARGVTLTAKGHELLAHAERMMQARRDMMQAARDQTTMSGTLRIGVAETIVQTWLPKLIEEVHVAYPALVLEIEVDSTHVLQSHLMARQIDLAFLLGPVLEARVENLPLCTYPLAWVVKPGAGLGPGPVALARIAGLPIITYPSNSSPYRQVRDMLMRAGIATPRMYGSASLLMVVRMVLDGIGAAVITPVFLDRELERGELEILDVEADPLPDLSFTASWIDGPDSHPARVIARMAQAVARQASAGRDG, encoded by the coding sequence ATGATCGACCTGCGCAACATCGAGACCTTCTTCTGGGCCGCCGCGCTCGGCAGCCTGCGGGCGGCTTCGGAGAAGCTCGGCACGACCCAGCCCGCGATTTCGCAGCGGATCGCCTCGCTGGAGGCGGCCCTCGGCGTGCGCCTGTTCGAGCGCGATGCGCGTGGAGTCACGCTCACCGCCAAGGGCCATGAACTGCTCGCCCATGCCGAGCGGATGATGCAGGCGCGCCGCGATATGATGCAGGCTGCCCGCGACCAGACCACGATGAGCGGCACGTTGCGCATCGGGGTGGCGGAAACCATCGTGCAGACCTGGCTGCCGAAGCTGATCGAGGAGGTTCACGTCGCTTATCCGGCCCTCGTTCTCGAGATCGAGGTCGACAGTACCCATGTGCTGCAATCCCATCTGATGGCGCGGCAGATCGATCTCGCCTTCCTGCTCGGCCCGGTGCTGGAGGCGCGGGTGGAGAACCTTCCGCTCTGCACCTATCCGCTCGCCTGGGTCGTCAAACCCGGCGCCGGTCTCGGTCCCGGTCCGGTCGCGCTCGCCCGCATCGCCGGGCTGCCGATCATCACCTATCCCTCCAACAGCTCGCCCTACCGACAGGTCCGCGACATGCTGATGCGCGCCGGCATCGCCACCCCGCGCATGTATGGCAGCGCCTCCCTCCTGATGGTGGTGCGCATGGTGCTGGACGGCATCGGCGCCGCCGTGATCACGCCGGTCTTTCTCGACCGCGAACTGGAGCGCGGCGAACTGGAGATCCTCGACGTCGAGGCCGACCCGCTGCCCGATCTGAGTTTTACCGCGAGCTGGATCGACGGGCCCGACAGTCACCCCGCCCGCGTCATCGCCCGCATGGCGCAAGCGGTCGCGCGGCAGGCTTCCGCCGGCCGGGACGGGTGA
- a CDS encoding TRAP transporter substrate-binding protein, giving the protein MKAFILATGLLAATAASAQDLPKTSLKVVGGLSNLTAYQDYEQPFWTKTIPEKSKGQVTAEIKGFNEMGLKGPELLRLMSQGVIEFGTATLSYFASDNPINEAIDLAGLAPDVRTARKITDAFEPIYAKFYGEGSKVRLLGISPYPAQVLFCNAEIKGLADLKGKKVRTSSRTQAEFVEAFGGSSVTMAFGEVVPALQNKVVDCAITGSLSGYSAKWYEVSTHLLALPINWNQQIHAVNEAAWNKIDPKVREFLATNIKTLVGQIWDAAAQQTQQGYDCNTGAAACTLPVKGKMQLVVPTDADKALLKTVLQEKVLPKWAARCSADCVAGFNATVGKELGLTAKK; this is encoded by the coding sequence ATGAAAGCATTCATTCTCGCGACCGGCCTGCTCGCGGCGACCGCCGCCTCCGCGCAGGACCTGCCGAAGACCAGCCTCAAGGTCGTCGGCGGGCTGAGCAACCTCACCGCCTATCAGGACTACGAGCAGCCGTTCTGGACCAAGACGATCCCGGAGAAGTCGAAGGGGCAGGTCACGGCCGAGATCAAGGGCTTCAACGAGATGGGGCTGAAGGGTCCCGAGCTGCTGCGGTTGATGTCGCAGGGCGTGATCGAGTTCGGCACGGCGACGCTCTCCTATTTCGCCAGTGACAACCCGATCAACGAGGCCATCGATCTCGCCGGCCTGGCGCCCGACGTCAGGACCGCTCGCAAGATCACCGACGCCTTCGAGCCGATCTATGCTAAGTTCTACGGCGAGGGCTCGAAGGTTCGCCTGCTCGGCATCTCGCCCTATCCGGCGCAGGTGCTGTTCTGCAATGCCGAGATCAAGGGCCTCGCCGATCTCAAGGGCAAGAAGGTCCGCACCTCCAGCCGCACCCAGGCCGAGTTCGTCGAGGCCTTCGGCGGCTCGAGCGTGACCATGGCCTTCGGCGAGGTCGTGCCGGCCCTGCAGAACAAGGTCGTCGACTGCGCCATCACCGGCTCGCTCTCCGGCTATTCGGCCAAGTGGTACGAGGTCTCGACCCACCTGCTGGCGCTGCCGATCAACTGGAACCAGCAGATCCACGCGGTCAACGAAGCCGCCTGGAACAAGATCGACCCCAAGGTCCGCGAGTTCCTGGCGACCAACATCAAGACCCTGGTCGGCCAGATCTGGGACGCGGCCGCGCAGCAGACCCAGCAGGGCTATGATTGCAACACCGGCGCCGCCGCCTGCACGCTGCCGGTCAAGGGCAAGATGCAGCTCGTCGTCCCGACCGACGCCGACAAGGCGCTGCTCAAGACGGTGCTGCAGGAGAAGGTGCTGCCGAAATGGGCCGCACGCTGCTCGGCCGATTGCGTCGCCGGCTTCAACGCCACGGTCGGCAAGGAGCTCGGCCTGACCGCGAAGAAGTAA
- a CDS encoding cytochrome c3 family protein has translation MARFKSLVLWCWGVVVSFWRIISRPSAYLPLGVLTLGGFVGGVLFWGGFNTALEVTNTEKFCTSCHEMRDNVYQELQSTIHFSNRSGVRATCPDCHVPHNWTDKIARKMQASKEVWGKIFGTISTREKFLNLRLELAKHEWARLKANDSLECRNCHSSVAMDFTKQTRRAADIHSRFLTTGEKTCIDCHKGIAHLLPDMTGIEPGWKDAPELQGKGSASWHGPERAVRTYLAEIEKQ, from the coding sequence ATGGCCAGGTTCAAATCCCTCGTCCTGTGGTGCTGGGGCGTCGTCGTCAGCTTCTGGCGCATCATCAGCCGGCCGAGCGCCTATCTGCCGCTTGGCGTTCTGACGCTCGGCGGCTTCGTCGGCGGCGTGCTGTTCTGGGGCGGCTTCAATACGGCGCTGGAGGTCACCAACACCGAGAAGTTCTGCACCTCCTGTCACGAGATGCGCGACAACGTCTATCAGGAGCTGCAGTCGACGATCCATTTCTCGAATCGTTCGGGCGTGCGCGCGACCTGCCCGGACTGCCATGTTCCGCATAACTGGACCGACAAGATCGCCCGCAAGATGCAGGCCTCCAAGGAGGTCTGGGGCAAGATCTTCGGCACGATCTCGACGCGCGAAAAGTTCCTCAACCTGCGGCTCGAACTCGCCAAGCACGAATGGGCCCGGCTGAAGGCGAATGATTCACTGGAATGCCGGAACTGCCATTCCTCGGTCGCTATGGATTTCACCAAGCAGACGCGCCGCGCCGCCGATATCCATAGCCGCTTCCTGACGACGGGCGAGAAGACCTGCATCGACTGCCACAAGGGCATCGCCCACCTGCTGCCGGACATGACCGGAATCGAGCCGGGCTGGAAGGACGCGCCCGAATTGCAGGGCAAGGGCAGTGCCTCCTGGCACGGGCCGGAGCGGGCGGTGCGGACCTATCTCGCGGAGATCGAGAAACAGTGA
- the ccoS gene encoding cbb3-type cytochrome oxidase assembly protein CcoS, whose product MSSLVFLVPLALLLGGAGLAAFLWSLRNGQYDDLNGAAERILIDDERDTQ is encoded by the coding sequence ATGAGCAGCCTCGTTTTCCTCGTCCCATTAGCATTGCTACTGGGCGGGGCGGGTCTTGCCGCCTTCCTATGGTCGCTTCGCAATGGCCAATATGATGACCTCAACGGAGCGGCTGAGCGCATCCTGATCGATGACGAACGAGATACCCAATGA
- the ccoN gene encoding cytochrome-c oxidase, cbb3-type subunit I: MIAALTVAERQRAIGISAALALCGLAMAIAGKEDLFGVHGVIVMLFGLGCLGLVMSQYFAPEPSDERLTRYFDDPTRVGIVLSLGWAVVGMFFGVWVAALLAWPDLTFDAGWASFGRIRPVHTSGVIFGFGGNALIATSFHVLQRTTRARLPDQFSPWFVLIGYNLFCVLAASGYLMGVTQSKEYAEPEWYADLWLVVVWVTYFLLYIRTLQRRKEPHIYVANWYYMAFILVVAVLHIVNNLAVPISFGEVKSYSLFSGVQDAMTQWWYGHNAVAFFLTSGFLGMMYYYLPKRAGRPIFSYRLSIISFWGITFMYMWAGSHHLHYTALPQWVQTLGMTFSVVLLVPSWASAGNALATLNGAWGKVRDDATLRFMMVAAVFYGLSTFEGSFMAIRAVNSLSHYTDWTVGHVHAGALGWVAMITFGSLYALVPWMWKVERMYSPKLIEVHFWLALAGTVIYVFAMWNSGIIQGLMWRTYNDSGTLAYSFIDSLVAMRPYYIARTVGGFLFLLGAVVASYNVWMTIRMSRWQAAAGAVDTDLPALPGAALQAGE, translated from the coding sequence ATGATTGCGGCACTCACTGTCGCGGAGCGACAGCGCGCAATTGGAATCTCGGCCGCCCTGGCGCTATGCGGGCTCGCCATGGCGATCGCCGGTAAGGAAGACCTGTTCGGCGTCCACGGCGTCATCGTCATGCTGTTTGGACTCGGCTGCCTCGGCCTCGTCATGTCGCAATATTTCGCGCCGGAGCCGTCTGACGAGCGCCTGACGCGCTATTTCGACGATCCAACTCGGGTCGGCATCGTGCTCTCACTCGGCTGGGCCGTGGTCGGCATGTTCTTCGGCGTCTGGGTCGCGGCGCTGTTGGCCTGGCCGGATCTTACCTTCGATGCCGGCTGGGCGAGCTTCGGCCGCATCCGGCCGGTCCATACCTCCGGCGTGATCTTCGGCTTCGGCGGCAATGCGCTGATCGCGACCTCGTTCCATGTCCTGCAGCGGACGACGCGGGCGCGCCTGCCCGATCAATTCAGCCCATGGTTCGTGCTGATCGGCTACAACTTGTTCTGCGTACTGGCGGCCAGCGGCTACCTGATGGGCGTCACCCAGTCGAAGGAATATGCCGAGCCGGAATGGTATGCCGATCTCTGGCTCGTCGTCGTCTGGGTCACCTATTTCCTGCTCTATATCCGCACGCTGCAGCGGCGGAAGGAGCCGCATATCTACGTCGCTAACTGGTACTACATGGCCTTCATTTTGGTCGTGGCGGTGCTGCATATCGTCAACAACCTGGCGGTGCCGATCTCCTTCGGCGAGGTGAAGAGCTATTCGCTGTTCTCCGGCGTGCAGGATGCAATGACGCAGTGGTGGTACGGCCATAACGCCGTCGCGTTCTTCCTGACCTCCGGCTTTCTCGGGATGATGTATTACTACCTGCCGAAGCGGGCAGGGCGACCGATCTTCTCCTACAGGCTGTCGATCATCAGCTTCTGGGGCATCACTTTCATGTATATGTGGGCGGGCTCGCACCACCTGCACTACACGGCGCTGCCGCAATGGGTGCAGACGCTGGGCATGACCTTCTCGGTGGTGCTGCTGGTGCCGTCCTGGGCCTCGGCCGGCAACGCACTGGCGACGCTGAACGGCGCCTGGGGCAAGGTCCGTGACGACGCGACCTTGCGCTTCATGATGGTCGCCGCCGTGTTCTACGGGCTCTCGACCTTCGAGGGCTCGTTCATGGCGATCCGGGCCGTCAACTCGCTCTCGCACTACACCGACTGGACCGTCGGCCATGTCCATGCCGGCGCGCTCGGCTGGGTGGCGATGATCACCTTCGGCTCGCTCTACGCGCTGGTGCCGTGGATGTGGAAGGTCGAGCGGATGTATTCGCCCAAGCTGATCGAGGTCCATTTCTGGCTCGCGCTGGCCGGGACCGTCATTTACGTCTTCGCGATGTGGAACTCGGGCATCATCCAGGGCCTGATGTGGCGCACCTATAATGACAGCGGCACGCTGGCCTATTCCTTCATCGACAGTCTGGTCGCGATGCGCCCCTATTACATCGCGCGCACCGTCGGCGGGTTCCTGTTCCTGCTCGGCGCCGTGGTCGCCTCCTACAATGTCTGGATGACGATCCGGATGTCGCGCTGGCAGGCTGCGGCGGGCGCCGTCGATACGGACCTGCCGGCGCTGCCGGGCGCAGCGCTTCAGGCGGGGGAGTGA
- a CDS encoding DUF2189 domain-containing protein, translated as MAAIGNGQEMPLPLAAQRRRNLPAGAALSWLGAGWRDLWRDPAPSLLYGLAVFAVSAVIVWGLFRLGLDYILFPALAGFMVMGPLLAIGLYQKSRAIGQGEPVSLSRMIFVKAASGGQVWYTGAILSLLMLVWMRAAVIIYALFFGLRPFPGLHEVAAMLFGTPVGWAMLLVGTVVGGLFAAFSFAISAFAIPMLLDERVDAFTAMGTSISMVWRNLPVMLAWGAIVLALFLVAVATGLLGLIVVFPLLGHATWHSYKALR; from the coding sequence ATGGCTGCGATCGGGAACGGCCAGGAGATGCCGCTGCCTCTCGCCGCGCAGCGGCGGCGCAATCTGCCGGCGGGGGCCGCCCTGTCCTGGCTCGGAGCGGGCTGGCGCGACCTCTGGCGCGATCCGGCGCCGAGCCTGCTCTACGGGCTTGCGGTTTTCGCGGTCTCGGCCGTCATCGTCTGGGGCCTGTTCCGGCTCGGGCTCGACTACATCCTGTTCCCGGCTCTGGCCGGGTTCATGGTGATGGGGCCGCTCTTGGCGATCGGGCTCTACCAGAAGAGCCGCGCGATCGGGCAGGGCGAGCCCGTCAGCCTCTCGCGGATGATCTTCGTCAAGGCGGCCTCGGGCGGGCAGGTCTGGTACACGGGCGCGATCCTGTCGCTGCTGATGCTGGTCTGGATGCGGGCGGCCGTGATCATCTACGCGCTGTTCTTCGGCCTGCGGCCGTTCCCAGGACTCCACGAGGTCGCTGCCATGCTGTTCGGGACGCCGGTCGGCTGGGCGATGCTCTTGGTCGGCACCGTGGTCGGCGGGCTGTTCGCGGCCTTCTCCTTCGCCATCAGCGCCTTCGCGATCCCGATGCTGCTGGATGAGCGGGTCGATGCCTTCACCGCGATGGGTACCAGCATCTCAATGGTCTGGCGGAACCTGCCGGTGATGCTCGCCTGGGGCGCTATCGTGCTCGCGCTGTTCCTCGTCGCGGTTGCGACAGGGCTGCTCGGCCTGATCGTCGTCTTTCCGCTGCTCGGCCACGCAACCTGGCACAGCTACAAGGCGCTCAGGTGA
- the ccoP gene encoding cytochrome-c oxidase, cbb3-type subunit III, translating into MADSARDPVTGTMTTGHEWNGIEELDTPIPRVVLFFLAVTTLFAIGYWLLMPAWPLGVTYTKGLLGIDQREVVTEQVRNAAAERASWTAKLDKASFAEIAADPQLMRHVRDTGRTLFEDNCAVCHGVQGRGGPGFPNLAAGSWLWGGSPEAIAETIRVGINGTAKDTRTAQMMAFGRDGILQREQVLAVASYVRSLSGQKLDAAEQARVPAGKEVFAANCVACHGENAKGQHDLGAPDLTDANWIYGGDLQSVVNSIHGGRQGQMPSWEGRLSPTDIKLLALYVGSLGEAKR; encoded by the coding sequence ATGGCAGATTCGGCACGCGATCCCGTCACCGGGACAATGACGACCGGCCACGAGTGGAACGGCATCGAGGAACTCGATACGCCGATTCCGCGTGTGGTATTGTTCTTCCTGGCCGTCACCACCCTGTTCGCCATCGGCTACTGGCTGCTGATGCCGGCCTGGCCGCTGGGCGTGACCTACACCAAGGGGCTGCTCGGCATCGATCAGCGCGAGGTCGTGACCGAGCAGGTGCGTAATGCCGCGGCCGAGCGGGCAAGCTGGACCGCGAAGCTCGACAAGGCCTCCTTCGCCGAGATCGCCGCCGATCCCCAGCTGATGCGCCATGTCCGCGACACCGGCCGCACGCTCTTCGAGGACAACTGCGCCGTCTGTCACGGCGTGCAGGGCAGGGGCGGGCCGGGATTCCCCAATCTCGCCGCCGGCTCCTGGCTTTGGGGCGGCAGTCCCGAGGCGATCGCCGAGACGATCCGTGTCGGGATCAACGGCACGGCCAAGGATACGCGCACCGCGCAGATGATGGCCTTCGGCCGCGATGGCATCCTCCAGCGCGAGCAAGTGCTCGCCGTCGCTTCTTATGTCCGCTCGCTCTCGGGCCAGAAGCTCGACGCGGCCGAGCAGGCGCGCGTCCCGGCCGGCAAAGAGGTCTTCGCGGCGAATTGCGTCGCCTGCCACGGCGAAAACGCGAAGGGCCAGCATGATCTCGGGGCGCCGGACCTGACTGATGCCAACTGGATTTATGGCGGGGACCTGCAATCGGTGGTCAACAGCATCCATGGCGGGCGGCAGGGCCAGATGCCGAGCTGGGAGGGCCGCCTGTCGCCGACGGATATCAAGCTGCTGGCGCTCTATGTCGGCTCGCTGGGCGAGGCGAAGCGATGA